A stretch of Macadamia integrifolia cultivar HAES 741 chromosome 7, SCU_Mint_v3, whole genome shotgun sequence DNA encodes these proteins:
- the LOC122083591 gene encoding GDSL esterase/lipase At2g04570-like → MNATVESAASSSIQCLFLFIFLVISSFAVPSCRAKVPAVIVFGDSSVDSGNNNQIRTILKSNHKPYGRDFPGGQPTGRFSNGRIPPDFISEAMGIKPYVPAYLDPKFTIKDFATGVCFASAGTGYDNSTSNVLNVLPLWMEIVNYKEYQSRLRKYLGVKKANKILREALYLISIGTNDFLENYYLIPGGRSRQYPVAGQYEDFLAGIAENFLRELYSLGARNISLGGLPPMGCLPLERTTNTMEGNGCIGKYNDVAKEFNGKLQWLAIKLGMELPGIKLAFSNPYDPFLEIIRKPSAFGFVNAAVACCATGLFEMGYLCDQYNPFTCEDANKYVFWDSFHPSERTNQLLSENLLKTSLAPFL, encoded by the exons atgaacgCAACAGTAGAGTCGGCAGCTTCATCTTCAATACAatgtctctttctctttatcttcttagtaatatCATCATTTGCAGTACCAAGTTGCAGAGCTAAAGTACCTGCAGTCATAGTCTTTGGAGACTCATCTGTGGATTCTGGAAACAATAATCAGATCAGAACCATCCTGAAGAGTAATCACAAGCCATATGGTCGTGATTTCCCAGGTGGCCAACCCACTGGTCGCTTCTCCAATGGTAGAATCCCTCCTGACTTCATCTCTGAAGCCATGGGGATCAAACCCTATGTTCCTGCTTACTTGGATCCAAAATTTACTATAAAGGATTTCGCCACCGGAGTCTGCTTCGCTTCTGCCGGAACTGGTTATGATAATTCCACCTCTAATGTCTTG AATGTGCTACCTCTGTGGATGGAAATAGTGAACTACAAGGAGTACCAGAGTAGATTGAGGAAGTATCTTGGGGTGAAGAAGGCGAACAAGATACTGAGGGAAGCATTGTACCTGATAAGTATAGGAACTAATGACTTCCTAGAGAATTACTACTTAATTCCCGGTGGCCGGTCGAGGCAGTACCCCGTGGCTGGCCAGTATGAGGACTTTTTGGCCGGAATTGCAGAGAATTTTTTGAGGGAACTGTATAGTCTTGGAGCTAGGAATATATCACTTGGTGGGTTACCTCCTATGGGTTGTTTGCCATTGGAGAGAACCACGAATACGATGGAAGGGAATGGGTGCATTGGGAAGTATAATGACGTGGCTAAGGAATTCAATGGAAAGCTACAATGGTTGGCGATCAAGTTAGGCATGGAGCTGCCAGGGATCAAGTTGGCATTCTCTAACCCTTACGACCCCTTTCTTGAGATCATTCGGAAACCTTCTGCTTTtg GATTTGTGAATGCGGCGGTGGCGTGCTGTGCAACAGGATTGTTTGAAATGGGCTACTTATGCGATCAATACAACCCCTTCACCTGTGAGGATGCCAACAAATACGTTTTCTGGGATTCCTTCCACCCTAGTGAGAGAACAAATCAACTTCTATCCGAGAATTTATTGAAGACATCACTCGCCCCGTTCTTATGA
- the LOC122084593 gene encoding uncharacterized protein LOC122084593, whose translation MKKLYRKGKVHPSPPVVSDHLAFLPATLLTLTVALSPEEREVLAYLISCTGNSSEGRKNGQNQKIFVASSSGGDHPASFNCNCFRCYMSYWVRWDSSPNRQLIHEILDGFEDRLIQQRVNPKNKRDRKRRGGHGCNNDVKDFEESSVVRDELEAVEVSDGGGGREGETGGGCGGDEEVEKGSVRRLVSFIGERIWGVWST comes from the coding sequence ATGAAGAAGCTTTACAGGAAAGGGAAAGTTCACCCATCGCCGCCCGTCGTCTCCGATCATCTCGCGTTCTTACCTGCAACTCTACTGACGCTTACGGTGGCGCTATCACCTGAAGAAAGGGAGGTTCTTGCTTATCTCATCTCTTGTACTGGAAACTCTTCGGAGGGTAGAAAGAATGGTCAGAATCAGAAGATTTTTGTTGCTAGTAGTAGCGGTGGAGATCATCCTGCATCTTTTAACTGCAACTGTTTCAGGTGTTATATGAGTTACTGGGTTCGATGGGATTCTTCACCTAACCGTCAACTCATTCACGAGATCCTTGATGGTTTCGAAGATCGATTGATTCAGCAAAGAGTTAATCCTAAGAACAAAAGAGACAGAAAGAGAAGAGGCGGTCATGGGTGTAACAATGATGTGAAGGATTTTGAGGAGAGTTCGGTGGTCCGGGATGAGTTGGAAGCGGTGGAGGTTAGTGATGGAGGTGGTGGTCGTGAAGGTGAGACTGGTGGTGGTTGCGGAggagatgaagaggtggagaaAGGATCAGTGAGACGATTGGTGAGTTTTATTGGGGAGAGGATTTGGGGAGTTTGGAGTACATGA